The Streptomyces seoulensis genome contains a region encoding:
- a CDS encoding methyltransferase domain-containing protein, giving the protein MTRSDGYLLDNRQSEAGERFDAFASLFDPTTFRHLDGLGIGPGWRCWEVGAGGTSVVSWLARKVGPTGTVVATDIDVSRLGTVARPPVEVRTHDVGAEEPPGRGFDLVHARLVLVHVPDRERALRSMIDALRPGGRLLIEDADPALQPLTCPDEHGPEERLANRLRQGFRRLLAERGADLSYGRRLPRLLREAGLRQVEADAYFPLTSPACTALELATVRQIRGRLVEAGLATDEDIDRHLANVAAGGMDLATAPMISAWGRKA; this is encoded by the coding sequence ATGACGCGATCCGACGGATACCTCCTGGACAACCGGCAGAGCGAGGCGGGCGAACGCTTCGACGCCTTCGCCTCGCTCTTCGACCCCACCACGTTCCGCCACCTCGACGGCCTCGGCATCGGCCCCGGCTGGCGCTGTTGGGAGGTCGGTGCCGGAGGCACCTCGGTCGTCTCCTGGCTCGCCAGGAAGGTCGGTCCCACCGGCACGGTCGTCGCCACCGACATCGACGTCTCCCGCCTCGGCACCGTGGCCCGGCCGCCGGTGGAGGTCCGCACCCACGACGTGGGCGCCGAGGAGCCGCCCGGCCGAGGCTTCGACCTCGTGCACGCCCGGCTCGTGCTCGTCCATGTCCCGGACCGGGAGCGGGCGTTGCGGTCCATGATCGACGCGCTGCGGCCCGGCGGCCGCCTGCTGATCGAGGACGCCGACCCCGCCCTGCAGCCCCTGACCTGCCCCGACGAGCACGGGCCCGAGGAGCGGCTCGCCAACCGGCTCCGCCAAGGCTTCCGCCGGCTCCTCGCCGAACGCGGCGCCGACCTCTCCTACGGCCGCCGCCTGCCGCGCCTGCTGCGCGAGGCGGGGCTGCGGCAGGTCGAGGCCGACGCGTACTTCCCGCTCACCTCACCGGCGTGCACCGCGCTCGAACTGGCCACGGTCCGTCAGATCCGGGGCCGGCTCGTCGAAGCCGGGCTCGCCACCGACGAGGACATCGACCGCCACCTGGCCAACGTCGCGGCCGGCGGCATGGACTTGGCCACCGCCCCGATGATCTCGGCGTGGGGGCGCAAGGCCTGA
- a CDS encoding carbohydrate kinase family protein — MGDEVSDGPAGGLLVVGDVITDVVARHRGPLAASTDTAAVIRTLPGGAGANVACWAADAGCADVRLLARVGADAARWHERELLAAGVRPRLVVDPVAPTGTVICLVDGEAAAERTFLTSSGASLRLEPADWSEALLDGVARLHLSGYLLFTESSRALAEAALAAARARGVPVSLDPASAGFLARFGTDRFLRFAERLDVLLPSRDEACLLTGMADWAGAAAELSGLGPVVVAKSGAEGALVARSGAVCARVPAVPAQARDSTGAGDAFTGAFLAALVAGVSVEEAVVRGCRAGARAVERVGGRPPRPDDEGWAPDAS, encoded by the coding sequence GTGGGCGATGAGGTGAGCGACGGCCCGGCGGGAGGGCTGCTGGTGGTCGGGGACGTGATCACCGACGTGGTGGCCCGGCACCGGGGCCCGCTCGCCGCGAGCACCGACACCGCGGCCGTGATCCGGACGCTGCCGGGCGGCGCGGGCGCCAATGTGGCGTGCTGGGCCGCCGACGCGGGCTGCGCGGACGTACGGCTGCTGGCCCGGGTGGGCGCCGACGCGGCGCGGTGGCACGAGCGGGAACTGCTGGCGGCCGGGGTGCGGCCACGGCTGGTGGTGGACCCGGTCGCGCCGACCGGCACGGTGATCTGCCTCGTCGACGGCGAGGCGGCGGCCGAGCGCACCTTCCTGACCTCCAGCGGGGCTTCGCTGCGGCTCGAACCGGCCGACTGGTCCGAGGCGTTGCTCGACGGGGTGGCCAGGCTGCATCTGTCGGGGTACCTGCTGTTCACCGAGTCCAGCCGGGCGCTGGCCGAGGCCGCGCTGGCGGCGGCGCGTGCGCGTGGGGTGCCGGTCAGTCTGGACCCGGCGTCCGCGGGGTTCCTCGCCCGGTTCGGCACGGACCGGTTCCTCCGGTTCGCCGAGCGGCTCGATGTGCTGCTGCCCAGCCGGGACGAGGCGTGCCTGCTCACGGGTATGGCCGACTGGGCCGGGGCGGCGGCGGAGTTGAGCGGGCTCGGGCCGGTGGTGGTGGCCAAGTCGGGAGCCGAGGGGGCGTTGGTGGCCCGGTCGGGGGCCGTGTGCGCCCGGGTTCCGGCGGTGCCGGCCCAGGCGCGGGACAGCACGGGTGCCGGAGACGCGTTCACCGGGGCGTTCCTCGCGGCTCTGGTCGCGGGCGTGAGTGTGGAGGAGGCGGTGGTACGGGGCTGCCGGGCCGGGGCGCGGGCGGTGGAGCGGGTGGGCGGCCGGCCGCCGCGCCCGGACGACGAGGGGTGGGCGCCGGACGCCTCGTGA
- a CDS encoding pseudouridine-5'-phosphate glycosidase: protein MVLVLSEEVREATDAGRPVVALESTIIAHGLPRPRNLRVALELEGVVRREGAVPATIAVLDGRPHVGLDKDQLERVANEDGIRKLGHRDLPLAMAAGASGATTVSATARLAALAGIRVFATGGLGGVHRRWTETQDESADLGLLARTRITVVCAGVKSILDVPATLQRLETLGVAVAGYRTERFPGFYLSDSGHPVDWTLREPEQVAEVMRAQDALGAPEALIVANPVPREQQLDPETHARVLTEALSACEEEGITGQAVTPFLLDHLVRHTDGASLRANLAAVRGNVELAARIATAWAMR from the coding sequence GTGGTGCTGGTGTTGTCGGAGGAGGTCCGGGAGGCGACAGACGCCGGACGGCCGGTGGTGGCCCTGGAGTCGACGATCATCGCGCACGGGCTGCCACGCCCGCGCAACCTGCGGGTGGCGCTGGAGCTGGAGGGTGTGGTCCGGCGCGAGGGAGCCGTGCCCGCGACGATCGCCGTGCTCGATGGGCGACCTCATGTCGGTCTGGACAAGGACCAGTTGGAGCGGGTCGCCAACGAGGACGGCATCCGCAAACTGGGGCACCGGGACCTGCCCCTGGCCATGGCGGCGGGGGCGAGCGGGGCGACCACGGTGTCGGCGACGGCCCGACTGGCGGCTCTGGCGGGCATCCGGGTGTTCGCAACCGGCGGGCTGGGCGGTGTGCACCGGCGGTGGACGGAGACCCAGGACGAGTCGGCCGACCTGGGCCTGCTGGCGCGGACCCGGATCACCGTGGTCTGCGCGGGCGTGAAGTCGATCCTGGACGTTCCGGCCACCCTGCAGCGGCTGGAGACGCTGGGCGTGGCCGTCGCCGGGTACCGCACCGAGCGGTTCCCCGGCTTCTATCTGTCCGACTCGGGCCATCCGGTGGACTGGACGCTGCGGGAACCGGAGCAGGTCGCCGAGGTCATGCGGGCGCAGGACGCGCTCGGCGCGCCGGAGGCGCTGATCGTGGCCAACCCGGTCCCCCGGGAGCAGCAGCTCGATCCCGAGACGCACGCGCGCGTGCTCACCGAGGCGCTGTCGGCCTGCGAGGAGGAGGGCATCACCGGCCAGGCCGTCACACCGTTCCTGCTGGATCATCTGGTCCGGCACACGGACGGCGCCTCGCTGCGCGCCAACCTGGCTGCTGTGCGCGGCAATGTCGAGCTGGCGGCGCGGATCGCCACGGCGTGGGCGATGAGGTGA
- a CDS encoding methylated-DNA--[protein]-cysteine S-methyltransferase produces MDSQGQGEQRVVWAVMDSRIGPLMLAASRQGLVNVVFHATGPVRGRALERLAARYGTEPVEEPEAPLLAEAIRQVEAYLAGERRDFDLPLDWSLISGFNRAVLRELADGVPYGAVVGYGDLARRVGQPGGAQAVGTAMGANPLPVVVPCHRVVESDGGIGGFGGGLETKRQLLALEGVLPEPLF; encoded by the coding sequence ATGGACAGCCAGGGGCAGGGCGAGCAGCGGGTCGTGTGGGCGGTCATGGACAGCCGCATCGGCCCGCTGATGCTGGCGGCGAGCCGCCAGGGACTGGTCAACGTCGTCTTCCACGCCACCGGCCCGGTGCGCGGGCGCGCGCTGGAGCGGCTGGCGGCGCGGTACGGCACCGAGCCGGTCGAGGAGCCGGAGGCGCCCCTGCTGGCCGAGGCGATACGCCAGGTCGAGGCGTATCTGGCGGGCGAGCGCCGGGACTTCGACTTGCCGCTGGACTGGTCGCTGATCTCCGGCTTCAACCGGGCCGTGCTGCGCGAACTGGCCGACGGCGTCCCGTACGGCGCGGTGGTCGGCTACGGCGATCTTGCCCGGCGGGTCGGGCAGCCGGGCGGGGCGCAGGCGGTGGGCACGGCGATGGGCGCCAATCCGCTGCCGGTCGTCGTACCGTGCCACCGGGTCGTGGAGAGCGACGGCGGGATCGGGGGGTTCGGGGGCGGCCTGGAGACGAAGCGGCAGTTGCTGGCGCTGGAAGGCGTGCTGCCCGAGCCGTTGTTCTGA
- a CDS encoding glycerophosphodiester phosphodiesterase, which yields MHAHAVTAAAVAALGAAVLLSPDSSSDARFVRTAQPTVIAHRGASAYAPENTLAAIDKAAKLGFSWVENDVQRTKDGRLVVIHDDNLARTTNVEDVFPGRAPWKVKDFTSAEIAKLDAGSWFSPDYAGARVPTLERYMRQVERNHEKLLLEVKNPELYPGIEAQILKTLSNEGWLNGAHRNRLIVQSFSADSLRTVHQLKPALTTGYLGRPAEDELSGYARFTDLINPSYADISTSYVSTVHALKGPHGKPLRVFTWTVNDAATARKVKGYGVDGIITNKPDVVRTALSAP from the coding sequence ATGCACGCGCACGCAGTCACCGCCGCAGCCGTCGCTGCCCTGGGGGCGGCGGTCCTGCTGAGCCCCGACTCCAGCTCCGACGCCCGGTTCGTCCGGACGGCCCAGCCCACGGTGATCGCCCACCGAGGGGCCTCCGCGTACGCGCCCGAGAACACGCTGGCCGCCATCGACAAGGCGGCGAAGCTCGGCTTCTCCTGGGTGGAGAACGACGTGCAGCGCACCAAGGACGGCAGGCTGGTCGTCATCCATGACGACAACCTGGCGCGCACCACGAACGTCGAGGACGTCTTCCCCGGCCGGGCTCCCTGGAAGGTGAAGGACTTCACGTCGGCCGAGATCGCCAAGCTCGACGCGGGCAGTTGGTTCTCCCCCGACTACGCGGGCGCGCGCGTGCCGACGCTGGAGCGGTACATGCGCCAGGTCGAGCGCAACCACGAGAAACTGCTCCTGGAGGTCAAGAACCCCGAGCTGTATCCCGGCATCGAGGCGCAGATCCTGAAGACCCTGAGCAACGAGGGCTGGCTGAACGGGGCGCACCGGAACCGGCTGATCGTGCAGAGCTTCAGCGCGGACAGCCTCCGCACCGTGCACCAGCTCAAGCCCGCGCTGACCACCGGCTACCTGGGCCGCCCGGCGGAGGACGAGCTGAGCGGGTACGCCCGGTTCACGGACCTCATCAACCCGTCGTACGCGGACATCTCCACGAGCTACGTCTCGACCGTGCACGCGCTGAAGGGGCCGCACGGCAAACCCCTCCGGGTGTTCACCTGGACGGTGAACGACGCGGCCACGGCCCGGAAGGTCAAGGGCTACGGCGTCGACGGGATCATCACCAACAAGCCGGACGTGGTGCGGACGGCGCTGAGCGCCCCCTGA
- a CDS encoding MHYT domain-containing protein, whose protein sequence is MRGTIDGFSYGVVTPLVGYVMACLGGALGLRCTTRSLLVTHSWRPAWLALGSTAIGSGVWTMHFIAMMGFSIDETPIRFDKPMTYASLGLAIVMVGVGIFIIGYRGATGTSLVTGGTITGLGVASMHYLGMAGMRFDGRFTYDIPSVVASVVIAVVAASVALWAAGRVRGLVGSIGASLVMGLAVSGMHYTGMAGLTVHLHGTPGTATSGSPATVLAPILIGPLAFLVLAAAVVLFDPLMVKGVPRHIPEKPKPGVPAAAIASHQRLRAPQGPSRRPVHADAHGSRTPQRH, encoded by the coding sequence ATGCGAGGCACGATCGACGGATTCAGCTACGGGGTCGTCACCCCCCTCGTGGGTTATGTGATGGCCTGCCTCGGCGGCGCCCTCGGCCTGCGCTGCACCACCCGCTCCCTGCTGGTCACCCACTCCTGGCGGCCCGCGTGGCTGGCCCTCGGATCGACGGCGATCGGATCCGGCGTCTGGACCATGCACTTCATCGCCATGATGGGTTTCTCCATCGACGAGACACCGATCCGCTTCGACAAACCGATGACCTACGCCAGCCTGGGCCTGGCCATCGTCATGGTGGGCGTCGGGATCTTCATCATCGGCTACCGGGGCGCCACCGGCACCTCGCTCGTCACCGGCGGCACGATCACCGGTCTCGGCGTCGCCTCCATGCACTACCTCGGCATGGCCGGGATGCGCTTCGACGGACGGTTCACCTACGACATCCCGAGCGTCGTCGCGTCCGTCGTCATCGCCGTCGTGGCGGCCAGCGTCGCCCTCTGGGCCGCCGGACGCGTCAGGGGCCTCGTGGGCAGCATCGGCGCCAGCCTCGTCATGGGACTCGCCGTCAGCGGCATGCACTACACCGGCATGGCCGGACTCACCGTCCACCTCCACGGCACCCCCGGCACCGCGACCAGCGGCTCGCCGGCCACCGTGCTCGCCCCGATCCTCATCGGACCGCTCGCCTTCCTGGTCCTCGCGGCCGCCGTCGTGCTGTTCGATCCGCTGATGGTCAAGGGCGTGCCGCGGCACATCCCCGAGAAGCCCAAGCCGGGCGTCCCGGCCGCCGCCATCGCCTCCCACCAGCGGCTTCGCGCGCCGCAGGGGCCGAGCCGCCGGCCGGTCCACGCCGACGCCCACGGCTCCCGCACCCCCCAGCGTCACTGA
- the uvrB gene encoding excinuclease ABC subunit UvrB encodes MRPVSKIERTVAPFEVVSPYQPSGDQPAAIADLAKRVGGGEKDVVLLGATGTGKSATTAWMIEKLQRPTLVMAPNKTLAAQLANEFRELLPNNAVEYFVSYYDYYQPEAYVPQSDTYIEKDSSINEEVERLRHSATNSLLTRRDVVVVASVSCIYGLGTPQEYVDRMVPLKVGEEIDRDELLRRFVDIQYTRNDTAFTRGTFRVRGDTIEIFPVYEELAVRIEMFGDEIEALSTLHPLTGEIISDDQSLYVFPASHYVAGPERMERAVNGIEKELGERLAELEKQGKLLEAQRLRMRTTYDIEMLRQIGTCSGVENYSMHFDGRLPGSPPNTLLDYFPDDFLLVIDESHVTVPQIGAMYEGDASRKRTLVDHGFRLPSALDNRPLKWEEFQERIGQTVYLSATPGAYELSRGDGVVEQIIRPTGLVDPEVVVKPTEGQIDDLVHEIRTRTEKDERVLVTTLTKKMAEDLTDYFVELGIQVRYLHSDVDTLRRVELLRELRAGEFDVLVGINLLREGLDLPEVSLVAILDADKEGFLRSGTSLIQTIGRAARNVSGQVHMYADKITPAMEKAIDETNRRREKQVAYNKANGVDPQPLRKKINDIVAQIAREGVDTEQLLGTGYRQQKDGKAPKAPVPSLGGKATKDAKAKAARTKAKGGATPTDQPAAELAGQIEEMTERMRAAAAELQFEIAARLRDEVSEMKKELRQMREAGIA; translated from the coding sequence ATGCGGCCCGTTTCAAAGATCGAACGCACGGTGGCGCCCTTCGAGGTCGTCAGCCCCTACCAGCCCAGCGGCGACCAGCCGGCGGCCATCGCCGACCTGGCCAAGCGTGTGGGGGGCGGCGAGAAGGACGTCGTACTGCTCGGCGCGACCGGTACCGGCAAGTCCGCCACCACCGCGTGGATGATCGAGAAGCTCCAGCGCCCCACCCTGGTGATGGCGCCCAACAAGACGCTGGCCGCCCAGTTGGCCAACGAGTTCCGCGAGCTGCTCCCGAACAACGCGGTCGAATACTTCGTCTCGTACTACGACTACTACCAGCCCGAGGCGTACGTCCCGCAGTCGGACACCTACATCGAGAAGGACTCCTCGATCAACGAGGAGGTCGAGCGCCTGCGCCACTCGGCGACGAACTCCCTGCTCACCCGTCGTGACGTGGTCGTGGTCGCCTCCGTCTCCTGCATCTACGGCCTGGGCACCCCGCAGGAGTACGTGGACCGCATGGTCCCCCTCAAGGTCGGCGAGGAGATCGACCGGGACGAGCTGTTGCGCCGCTTCGTCGACATCCAGTACACGCGCAACGACACGGCCTTCACCCGGGGCACCTTCCGCGTGCGCGGCGACACCATCGAGATCTTCCCGGTCTACGAGGAGCTGGCCGTCCGCATCGAGATGTTCGGCGACGAGATCGAGGCGCTGTCCACGCTGCACCCGCTCACCGGCGAGATCATCAGCGACGACCAGAGCCTGTACGTCTTCCCCGCCTCCCACTACGTCGCCGGCCCCGAGCGCATGGAGCGCGCGGTCAACGGCATCGAGAAGGAGCTGGGGGAGCGCCTGGCCGAGCTGGAGAAGCAGGGCAAGCTCCTGGAGGCCCAGCGCCTGCGGATGCGCACCACCTACGACATCGAGATGCTCCGCCAGATCGGCACCTGCTCCGGCGTGGAGAACTACTCGATGCACTTCGACGGCCGCCTGCCCGGCTCCCCGCCGAACACCCTGCTCGACTACTTCCCGGACGACTTCCTGCTCGTCATCGACGAGTCGCACGTCACCGTGCCGCAGATCGGCGCCATGTACGAGGGTGACGCCTCCCGCAAGCGCACCCTGGTCGACCACGGCTTCCGGCTGCCCTCCGCGCTGGACAACCGCCCGCTGAAGTGGGAGGAGTTCCAGGAGCGCATCGGGCAGACCGTCTACCTGTCGGCGACTCCGGGCGCCTACGAACTGTCCCGGGGCGACGGCGTGGTGGAGCAGATCATCCGCCCCACCGGCCTGGTCGACCCCGAGGTCGTGGTCAAGCCCACCGAGGGCCAGATCGACGACCTGGTGCACGAGATCCGGACGCGTACCGAGAAGGACGAGCGCGTCCTGGTCACCACGCTCACCAAGAAGATGGCCGAGGACCTCACCGACTACTTCGTGGAACTCGGCATCCAGGTCCGCTATCTGCACAGCGACGTCGACACCCTGCGCCGCGTGGAACTGCTGCGTGAGCTGCGGGCCGGTGAGTTCGACGTCCTGGTCGGCATCAACCTGCTCCGCGAGGGCCTCGACCTGCCCGAGGTGTCCCTGGTGGCCATCCTCGACGCCGACAAGGAGGGCTTCCTGCGCTCCGGCACCTCGCTGATCCAGACCATCGGCCGCGCGGCGCGCAACGTCTCCGGCCAGGTCCACATGTACGCCGACAAGATCACTCCGGCGATGGAGAAGGCCATCGACGAGACCAACCGGCGCCGCGAGAAGCAGGTCGCGTACAACAAGGCCAACGGCGTCGACCCGCAGCCGCTGCGCAAGAAGATCAACGACATCGTCGCGCAGATCGCCCGCGAGGGCGTCGACACCGAGCAGCTCCTCGGCACCGGCTACCGGCAGCAGAAGGACGGCAAGGCGCCCAAGGCGCCCGTGCCCTCCCTCGGGGGCAAGGCGACCAAGGACGCGAAGGCGAAGGCGGCCAGGACCAAGGCGAAGGGCGGCGCGACGCCCACGGACCAGCCGGCCGCCGAACTCGCCGGGCAGATCGAGGAGATGACGGAGCGCATGCGCGCGGCCGCCGCCGAGCTCCAGTTCGAGATCGCCGCCCGCCTGCGCGACGAGGTGTCGGAGATGAAGAAGGAACTGCGCCAGATGCGGGAGGCGGGCATCGCCTGA
- a CDS encoding TerD family protein, whose amino-acid sequence MTVNMTKGQAISLEKKDGATLTAVRMGLGWQAAKRRGLFGSRTREIDLDASAVLFAEQQPVDVVFFRHLVSDDGSVRHTGDNLVGGVGQGGDDEAVLVDLQRVPPHIDQIVFTVNSFTGQTFQEVQNAFCRLVDETNGQELARYTLAGGGEYTAQIMAKVHRAGSGWTMTALGEPANGRTFQDLMPAILPHL is encoded by the coding sequence GTGACCGTCAACATGACCAAGGGCCAGGCCATCAGCCTGGAGAAGAAGGACGGGGCCACCCTTACCGCGGTCCGTATGGGTCTCGGCTGGCAGGCGGCGAAGCGACGTGGACTGTTCGGCTCGCGCACCCGCGAGATCGACCTGGACGCCTCGGCGGTCCTGTTCGCGGAGCAGCAGCCGGTCGACGTCGTCTTCTTCCGTCATCTGGTGAGCGACGACGGTTCCGTCCGCCACACGGGCGACAACCTCGTCGGCGGTGTCGGACAGGGCGGCGACGACGAGGCCGTCCTCGTGGACCTGCAGCGGGTCCCGCCCCACATCGACCAGATCGTCTTCACCGTGAACTCCTTCACCGGGCAGACCTTCCAGGAGGTGCAGAACGCGTTCTGCCGCCTCGTGGACGAGACCAACGGCCAGGAACTGGCGCGCTACACGCTGGCGGGCGGCGGCGAGTACACCGCGCAGATCATGGCCAAGGTGCACCGCGCGGGCTCCGGCTGGACGATGACCGCGCTGGGCGAGCCCGCCAACGGGCGCACCTTCCAGGACCTGATGCCCGCGATCCTCCCGCACCTGTAG
- a CDS encoding TerD family protein: protein MGTELLRGQNHPLPRTRLEILISAEVPVLAAAALGDERGLVHDARRIAHAGAPVLPGIEAPRAAATEHRVIADLNALPGTVHRVTVLLAMPERAGTGGRFGATASPRATVTDADGTEIVRFTLTGLDAESAVVALELYRRQDDWKVRAVGQGYADGLAALLADLGLPRAREVAEAMGEAGHPAAPQPPPPETRPTGGPVDYSHPRRHESPAPAAPAATTGPAGEPPRPVAGDAAGWSMEERLYNQVWGMFEDLARATAALRSAADFAAARLDRELDAALTDPRARIGGAADAAREAARARHDELVGRAQAAYECDLAQLTAESEVVEPALPPAYARWDNPVWHAHRMPADPPQAVRLGDLHLPESAPLRIPMLVRLPLERGLWVDSGATPGDFGGSAERRRRALEVAVALAARLLAVHPVGEFAVQVVDPAGAGAGPLGTLTRTGTPTGPPAHGAAGVAQTLESLTRRVDLVRMAISGGAAEALPDGFDSARRLLIVNDFPHGFDDRALTRLRFLADEGPAAGVHLLLVADRADAGAYGPLLDPLWRSLMRLTPSPDDHFADPWVGHAWTFEPALPPHGSAVVQQVLSGVSAARIKGK, encoded by the coding sequence ATGGGGACCGAACTGCTGCGGGGACAGAACCACCCGCTGCCCCGGACCCGGCTGGAGATCCTGATCTCGGCCGAGGTCCCAGTCCTCGCCGCCGCGGCCCTCGGCGACGAGCGCGGCCTCGTCCACGACGCCCGCCGGATCGCCCATGCCGGCGCCCCTGTCCTCCCCGGCATCGAGGCGCCACGCGCGGCGGCCACCGAGCATCGCGTCATCGCCGACCTGAACGCCCTGCCCGGAACCGTGCACCGGGTCACCGTGCTGCTGGCGATGCCGGAACGCGCGGGAACGGGAGGCCGGTTCGGCGCGACCGCATCCCCGCGAGCGACGGTCACCGACGCCGACGGCACCGAGATCGTCCGCTTCACCCTCACCGGACTGGACGCCGAGTCGGCAGTCGTCGCGCTGGAGCTCTACCGCCGACAGGACGACTGGAAGGTCCGTGCGGTCGGCCAGGGCTACGCGGACGGCCTCGCCGCCCTCCTCGCCGACCTGGGACTGCCCCGGGCCCGCGAGGTCGCCGAAGCCATGGGGGAGGCGGGGCACCCTGCTGCGCCGCAGCCTCCGCCGCCCGAGACCCGCCCGACCGGCGGACCGGTCGACTACTCCCACCCACGGCGGCATGAATCCCCCGCCCCGGCCGCCCCGGCCGCCACGACCGGCCCGGCCGGGGAACCACCGCGCCCCGTCGCGGGTGACGCGGCGGGCTGGTCGATGGAGGAGCGGCTGTACAACCAGGTCTGGGGCATGTTCGAGGACCTGGCCCGTGCCACCGCCGCCCTCCGGAGTGCGGCCGACTTCGCCGCCGCCCGGCTGGACCGGGAACTCGACGCGGCCCTCACCGACCCGCGCGCCAGGATCGGCGGGGCCGCGGACGCGGCGCGCGAGGCGGCCCGGGCCAGACACGACGAGCTGGTCGGCCGGGCACAGGCGGCCTACGAATGCGACCTCGCCCAGCTCACCGCTGAGTCGGAGGTCGTGGAGCCCGCTCTGCCTCCCGCCTACGCCCGCTGGGACAACCCGGTCTGGCACGCCCACCGGATGCCGGCCGACCCGCCCCAGGCCGTACGGCTGGGCGACCTCCACCTCCCCGAGAGCGCGCCCCTGCGCATTCCGATGCTGGTCAGGCTGCCGCTGGAACGGGGCCTGTGGGTCGACAGCGGCGCCACGCCCGGCGACTTCGGGGGCTCCGCGGAGCGGCGCCGCCGGGCCTTGGAGGTGGCGGTGGCCCTCGCTGCCCGGCTGCTCGCCGTCCATCCGGTGGGTGAGTTCGCCGTACAGGTCGTCGACCCGGCCGGCGCGGGAGCGGGACCGCTCGGGACGCTGACCCGGACGGGCACGCCGACCGGACCGCCCGCGCACGGCGCGGCCGGTGTGGCGCAGACGCTGGAATCGCTCACCCGGAGGGTCGACCTGGTGCGCATGGCGATCAGCGGCGGCGCGGCCGAGGCGCTGCCGGACGGGTTCGACAGCGCCCGGCGGCTGCTGATCGTCAACGACTTCCCACACGGATTCGACGACCGCGCCCTCACCCGGCTCCGCTTCCTCGCGGACGAGGGCCCGGCGGCCGGAGTCCATCTGCTGCTGGTCGCGGACCGCGCGGACGCCGGGGCGTACGGGCCGTTGCTCGACCCCCTGTGGCGTTCACTGATGCGACTCACCCCCTCGCCCGACGACCATTTCGCCGATCCCTGGGTCGGACACGCCTGGACCTTCGAACCTGCCCTCCCGCCGCACGGGAGCGCGGTCGTCCAGCAGGTGCTCAGCGGGGTTTCCGCGGCCCGGATCAAGGGGAAGTAA
- a CDS encoding TerC family protein — protein MDVSVTLWVLTIVGLAALIAVDFFIGRKPHEVSIKEAGVWTAVWIALAGLFGLGLFFFGGAQPAGEFFAGFITEKSLSVDNLFVFVLIMTKFAVPAQYQQRVLLFGVLIALVLRAAFIAAGAAIIASFSWVFFIFGAFLIWTAWKLIQEARADHEDEEYEENKLLKAAERRFGVADRYHGTKLWIEENGKRVMTPMLVVMLAIGTTDVLFALDSIPAIFGLTQDPYIVFTANAFALMGLRQLYFLIGGLLKRLVHLSYGLSVILGFIGVKLVLHALHELGVHVPEISIPVSLAVICGVLVITTITSLIASRKQAAAEAGKGDGAAKDSIDA, from the coding sequence GTGGACGTCTCTGTGACCCTGTGGGTCCTGACCATCGTGGGGCTTGCCGCCCTGATCGCCGTGGACTTCTTCATCGGCCGCAAGCCGCATGAGGTGTCCATCAAGGAAGCGGGCGTCTGGACCGCCGTCTGGATCGCCCTGGCCGGACTCTTCGGCCTCGGACTGTTCTTTTTCGGCGGTGCCCAGCCCGCCGGGGAGTTCTTCGCCGGTTTCATCACCGAGAAGTCCCTGAGCGTCGACAACCTCTTCGTCTTCGTGCTGATCATGACGAAGTTCGCGGTGCCCGCGCAGTATCAGCAGCGGGTCCTGCTCTTCGGCGTGCTCATAGCGCTGGTCCTGCGGGCCGCCTTCATCGCGGCCGGCGCGGCGATCATCGCCAGCTTCTCGTGGGTGTTCTTCATCTTCGGCGCCTTCCTCATCTGGACCGCCTGGAAGCTCATCCAGGAGGCCCGCGCCGACCACGAGGACGAGGAGTACGAGGAGAACAAGCTCCTGAAGGCCGCCGAGCGCCGGTTCGGTGTCGCCGACCGGTACCACGGCACCAAGCTGTGGATCGAGGAGAACGGCAAGCGGGTCATGACCCCGATGCTGGTCGTGATGCTCGCCATCGGCACCACCGACGTGCTGTTCGCGCTGGACTCCATCCCCGCGATCTTCGGCCTGACGCAGGACCCGTACATCGTCTTCACCGCGAACGCGTTCGCCCTGATGGGTCTGCGCCAGCTCTACTTCCTCATCGGCGGCCTGCTGAAGAGGCTGGTCCACCTGTCGTACGGCCTGTCGGTCATCCTCGGCTTCATCGGCGTCAAGCTGGTGCTGCACGCCCTGCACGAGCTCGGGGTGCATGTCCCCGAGATCAGCATCCCGGTCTCCTTGGCCGTGATCTGCGGTGTCCTGGTCATCACCACGATCACCAGCCTCATCGCCTCCCGGAAGCAGGCGGCCGCCGAGGCGGGCAAGGGCGACGGCGCCGCCAAGGACAGCATCGACGCCTGA